One genomic region from Flagellimonas oceani encodes:
- a CDS encoding sigma-70 family RNA polymerase sigma factor encodes MANHKLQPDNWVDLYADYLFNYAVSRVSDAEIAKDLVQETFFAGLNSAKNFKGDAAERTWLVSILKRKVIDHYRKINSKKGKAEVRINYSSDTDAEGDWLEQQVADPYSRDGDNVMENEELGSAIQDCIAKLPKKQAMVFKLKTIQGMSTEDICNELDINPSNLWVMVHRARTSLMGCLNENWF; translated from the coding sequence ATGGCCAATCACAAACTTCAACCGGACAATTGGGTCGACCTATATGCGGACTACCTGTTCAACTATGCGGTATCGCGTGTGAGCGATGCTGAAATTGCCAAGGATTTGGTACAGGAAACTTTTTTCGCAGGTTTAAATTCCGCCAAAAACTTTAAAGGTGATGCCGCAGAAAGAACTTGGTTAGTTTCTATTTTGAAACGAAAGGTCATAGATCATTACCGAAAAATAAATTCCAAAAAGGGCAAGGCCGAAGTACGCATCAATTATAGTTCCGATACCGATGCCGAAGGGGATTGGCTGGAACAACAGGTCGCCGACCCTTATAGCAGAGATGGGGACAATGTGATGGAAAATGAAGAGTTGGGCTCGGCGATCCAAGATTGTATTGCAAAACTGCCCAAAAAACAGGCCATGGTATTTAAATTAAAGACCATTCAGGGAATGAGCACCGAGGATATCTGTAATGAATTGGATATTAATCCGTCCAACTTGTGGGTAATGGTCCACAGGGCAAGAACATCGCTCATGGGCTGTTTAAACGAAAATTGGTTTTAG
- a CDS encoding M3 family metallopeptidase, translating into MNNPLLEAFNEAPFSKIKNEHFKPAFLQAIEDTKKEIDDIVNNPEAPTFENTLEALDFSGQQLDRISSIFFNLNSAETNEEIQKIAQEVSPILSEFSNDITLNEGLFARVKAVYEQRDSLDLTTEQKTLLEKKYKNFSRNGANLKEENKKRLREIDAELSKLKLTFGENVLAETNKYEMLLTDEKDVAGLPEGTKEAAAQLAESKDKKGWLITLDYPSYIPFMKYAKSRELRKELSMAFGSKGFHNDELDNQENVKRIVNLRHERANLLGYETHADFVLEERMAETPEKVKDFLNELLDKAKPAAEREFAELEAYAKELDNIDRLEKWDSAYYSEKLKQKLFNLDDEKLKPYFKLENVINGVFKVAEKLFGLTFKEVDNVDKYHPEVKTFEVYENDNFISLFYADFHPRPGKRGGAWMTSYKPQYILNGKNSRPHISNVCNFTKPTSSKPSLLTFNEVTTLFHEFGHALHGMLANTTYPSLSGTSVYWDFVELPSQVMENWCYEKEALELFAHHYETGELIPMELVEKIKESATFQEGMATVRQLSFGLLDMAWHGKNPSGIKDVKSYEEAAFESTNLFPETPETCMSTSFAHIFQGGYSSGYYSYKWAEVLDADAFAYFKENGIFSKTVADKFKENVLSKGGTENPMDLYIKFRGAEPNVNALLERAGLLETNN; encoded by the coding sequence ATGAACAATCCATTATTGGAGGCATTTAATGAGGCTCCATTTTCCAAAATAAAAAACGAACATTTTAAGCCTGCCTTTCTTCAGGCCATCGAGGATACCAAAAAGGAAATCGATGATATTGTGAACAACCCTGAAGCCCCTACGTTCGAAAACACATTAGAGGCCTTGGATTTTTCCGGACAGCAATTGGACCGTATCTCCAGTATATTTTTCAATCTGAATTCAGCGGAGACCAACGAAGAGATTCAGAAAATAGCCCAAGAAGTATCACCAATTTTATCAGAGTTCAGCAACGATATTACGTTGAACGAAGGTCTTTTTGCAAGGGTAAAAGCCGTTTATGAGCAACGTGACTCTCTGGATCTGACTACCGAACAGAAGACCCTTCTTGAAAAGAAATACAAGAATTTCAGCAGAAACGGGGCCAACTTGAAGGAGGAGAACAAAAAACGTCTTCGCGAGATTGATGCCGAACTATCCAAGTTAAAACTCACATTTGGAGAAAACGTATTGGCAGAGACCAACAAGTACGAAATGTTGCTAACGGATGAAAAAGATGTGGCAGGTCTTCCCGAGGGCACCAAAGAAGCAGCTGCCCAACTGGCGGAATCCAAGGATAAAAAAGGTTGGCTGATTACATTGGACTATCCGAGCTATATACCTTTTATGAAATATGCCAAGAGCCGGGAATTGCGCAAGGAACTTTCCATGGCCTTCGGTAGCAAGGGTTTCCACAATGATGAGCTGGACAACCAGGAAAACGTAAAGCGCATCGTTAACTTGCGTCACGAAAGAGCCAATCTCTTGGGATATGAAACCCATGCCGATTTTGTTCTGGAAGAGCGTATGGCAGAGACCCCGGAAAAAGTAAAAGACTTTTTGAACGAACTTTTGGACAAAGCCAAACCGGCAGCGGAAAGGGAATTTGCCGAACTGGAGGCCTATGCCAAGGAATTGGACAACATCGACCGTTTGGAAAAATGGGACAGCGCCTACTATTCCGAAAAATTAAAGCAAAAATTATTCAATCTGGATGATGAGAAGTTGAAACCCTACTTTAAACTTGAAAATGTGATCAATGGGGTGTTCAAAGTTGCTGAAAAACTCTTTGGACTCACCTTTAAAGAGGTTGACAACGTGGACAAATACCATCCAGAAGTCAAAACCTTTGAGGTGTATGAAAACGACAACTTCATATCCTTGTTTTATGCCGATTTCCATCCTAGACCAGGAAAACGAGGAGGTGCCTGGATGACCTCCTACAAACCTCAGTACATTTTGAACGGCAAAAACAGCAGACCCCACATTTCCAACGTCTGTAATTTTACCAAACCTACCAGCTCAAAACCATCGTTGCTCACATTTAACGAGGTAACAACCCTGTTCCACGAATTCGGGCATGCATTGCATGGGATGCTGGCGAACACCACTTACCCTAGCCTATCGGGCACTTCGGTATATTGGGATTTTGTAGAGCTGCCCAGTCAGGTGATGGAAAATTGGTGCTACGAAAAAGAGGCTTTGGAACTTTTTGCACATCATTACGAAACCGGGGAATTGATCCCGATGGAATTGGTGGAAAAAATAAAAGAATCCGCTACTTTTCAAGAAGGTATGGCCACGGTTCGCCAATTGAGCTTTGGACTTTTGGATATGGCATGGCACGGGAAAAATCCATCAGGCATCAAGGATGTAAAATCATACGAAGAAGCAGCTTTTGAAAGCACAAACTTGTTCCCCGAAACCCCAGAAACATGCATGAGCACCTCTTTTGCACACATTTTTCAGGGAGGATACTCATCAGGCTATTACAGTTACAAATGGGCAGAGGTATTGGATGCGGACGCTTTTGCATATTTCAAGGAAAATGGGATATTTAGCAAGACTGTCGCAGATAAGTTCAAGGAGAACGTACTTTCCAAGGGTGGTACCGAAAATCCAATGGATCTCTATATAAAATTCCGTGGAGCCGAACCGAACGTTAATGCATTGTTGGAACGTGCTGGACTTTTGGAGACCAATAATTAG
- the purE gene encoding 5-(carboxyamino)imidazole ribonucleotide mutase, whose translation MSKVAVIMGSTSDLPVMQDAIDILKELGVEVDVDIVSAHRTPEKLFSFSKSAHTNGYSAIIAGAGGAAHLPGMVASLSPLPVIGVPVKSSNSIDGWDSVLSILQMPGGVPVATVALNGAKNAGILAAQIIGSSNSEIMNNIISYKEGLKEKVIKGAEEVKKSF comes from the coding sequence ATGAGCAAAGTAGCCGTGATCATGGGAAGTACGAGCGATCTTCCCGTTATGCAAGACGCCATCGACATATTAAAGGAACTGGGCGTAGAAGTGGATGTGGATATTGTCTCCGCCCACAGAACGCCCGAAAAACTGTTCAGCTTTAGCAAGAGCGCACACACCAATGGCTATTCCGCAATAATTGCAGGAGCAGGTGGTGCAGCCCATTTACCGGGCATGGTGGCATCGTTATCTCCCCTACCTGTTATCGGGGTTCCCGTAAAAAGCAGCAATTCCATTGATGGTTGGGATTCCGTTTTGTCCATTCTGCAAATGCCGGGGGGTGTTCCCGTGGCCACTGTTGCCCTGAACGGGGCCAAAAACGCTGGAATACTTGCGGCGCAGATTATCGGTAGTTCCAACAGCGAGATTATGAACAATATCATCTCCTATAAAGAAGGCCTCAAGGAAAAAGTCATCAAAGGTGCCGAAGAAGTAAAAAAGAGCTTTTAG
- the gcvP gene encoding aminomethyl-transferring glycine dehydrogenase, whose translation MNTEVFAARHIGITERDLPHMLETIGVESMEQLIYETIPDDIKLKKPLDLPEGISEHEFLSHLNELAKKNKVFKTYIGLGYHESLTPSVIKRNILENPGWYTAYTPYQAEIAQGRLEALLNFQTMIADLTGMEIANASLLDESTAAAEAMNMLFELRSRQQKKNGAVKFFVSEEILPQTLSLLQTRAIPLGIELVVDNHETFDFSDEFYGALLQYPGKHGQVNDYASFVEKAKENEIKVAVAADILSLVMLTPPGEWGVDAVVGTTQRFGIPLGYGGPHAAFFATKEEYKRSIPGRIIGITKDTDGNHALRMALQTREQHIKRDKATSNICTAQVLLAVMAGMYAVYHGPEGLKYIANKVHRQACNIATALEKLGLKQLNNSFFDTLKIEVGDAAKLKEMAESSSINFNYVDDKTISISLNEATSDEDVIKLTKLFAHFTGNKEDFFVEKDSEVRIPSNLQRQAPFMEHEVFNSYHSETELMRYIKKLERKDLALNQSMISLGSCTMKLNAASEMLPLSWGEWGNIHPFVPLNQAEGYQTVLKSLEEQLNVITGFSATSLQPNSGAQGEYAGLMVIRAYHESRGEAHRNICLIPASAHGTNPASAVMAGMKVVVTKTDEKGNIDLNDLEEKVEQHAENLAALMVTYPSTHGVFESSIKQITKLIHDKGGQVYMDGANMNAQVGLTNPATIGADVCHLNLHKTFAIPHGGGGPGVGPICVAEQLKPFLPTNPVIPTGGDNAITAISSAPWGSSLVCLISYGYIKMLGSEGLTNATKTAILNANYIKDRLKGKFDVLYAGERGRAAHEMIIDCRPFKANGIEVTDIAKRLIDYGFHAPTVSFPVAGTLMIEPTESESRAELDRFCNALLSIRTEIDEASADDTDNVLKNAPHTLAMVTNDSWEHSYSREKAAFPLPYIAENKFWPSIRRTDEAFGDRNLMCTCAPIEDYIEA comes from the coding sequence ATGAACACAGAGGTTTTTGCCGCCAGACACATTGGCATCACAGAAAGAGACTTGCCCCACATGCTCGAGACCATTGGGGTGGAAAGTATGGAACAGCTCATTTATGAGACCATTCCCGATGACATCAAACTTAAAAAACCATTGGACCTGCCCGAAGGTATCAGCGAACATGAGTTCCTGAGCCACCTGAACGAACTGGCCAAGAAAAACAAGGTTTTTAAAACATATATCGGATTGGGGTACCATGAATCCCTGACCCCATCGGTCATCAAAAGAAACATTTTGGAAAACCCGGGATGGTACACCGCTTACACGCCATATCAGGCAGAGATTGCCCAAGGTAGATTGGAAGCGCTGTTGAACTTCCAGACCATGATCGCCGACCTTACCGGAATGGAAATCGCCAATGCATCGCTTTTGGACGAAAGTACCGCAGCAGCAGAGGCAATGAACATGTTGTTCGAGCTTCGTAGCCGTCAGCAGAAAAAAAATGGTGCTGTAAAATTCTTTGTATCCGAAGAAATATTGCCGCAGACATTAAGCTTATTGCAAACAAGAGCCATTCCTCTGGGGATAGAGCTCGTTGTTGATAACCATGAGACGTTTGATTTTTCAGATGAATTTTATGGTGCCTTGTTGCAATATCCCGGAAAGCATGGGCAAGTAAACGACTATGCCTCCTTTGTGGAGAAAGCCAAGGAAAATGAAATAAAGGTAGCGGTTGCTGCCGATATTCTGAGTTTGGTCATGTTGACCCCGCCCGGCGAGTGGGGTGTGGATGCCGTTGTGGGCACCACGCAACGTTTCGGGATTCCATTGGGCTATGGTGGACCGCACGCCGCGTTCTTCGCCACCAAAGAAGAGTACAAACGAAGCATTCCGGGACGTATTATCGGTATCACCAAAGATACGGACGGAAACCATGCACTGCGCATGGCCCTTCAAACAAGGGAGCAACACATAAAAAGGGACAAGGCGACCTCAAATATTTGTACCGCACAAGTACTATTGGCCGTAATGGCAGGTATGTATGCCGTTTATCATGGCCCCGAAGGTTTAAAATATATCGCCAACAAAGTCCATAGACAGGCCTGCAACATTGCAACGGCACTTGAAAAGCTCGGACTAAAGCAATTGAACAATTCCTTTTTCGACACATTGAAGATTGAAGTGGGAGATGCAGCCAAATTAAAGGAGATGGCGGAATCGTCCAGCATTAACTTTAATTATGTTGACGATAAAACCATTTCAATTTCCTTGAACGAAGCCACCTCCGATGAGGATGTCATCAAATTGACAAAATTATTCGCGCACTTTACAGGAAACAAAGAAGATTTTTTCGTTGAAAAGGATAGCGAAGTAAGAATCCCGTCAAACCTACAAAGACAAGCTCCATTTATGGAGCACGAAGTTTTCAACTCCTATCATTCAGAGACGGAGTTGATGCGTTATATCAAAAAATTGGAGCGCAAGGATTTGGCGTTGAACCAGTCCATGATCTCTTTGGGAAGCTGCACCATGAAACTGAATGCCGCATCGGAAATGTTGCCATTGAGCTGGGGAGAATGGGGCAATATTCATCCTTTTGTACCCTTAAATCAGGCTGAAGGCTATCAAACGGTTCTAAAATCTTTGGAGGAACAACTCAATGTGATCACAGGGTTTTCGGCTACTTCACTTCAACCCAACTCAGGGGCGCAAGGAGAGTATGCGGGACTTATGGTCATCCGAGCCTACCACGAATCCAGGGGCGAAGCACACCGAAACATTTGTTTGATTCCTGCTTCGGCTCACGGAACCAATCCAGCTTCGGCCGTGATGGCCGGAATGAAGGTCGTTGTGACCAAAACCGATGAAAAAGGAAATATCGATTTGAACGATTTGGAAGAAAAAGTGGAGCAACATGCAGAAAATTTGGCTGCATTGATGGTCACCTATCCTTCCACCCACGGAGTTTTTGAATCATCCATAAAACAGATTACCAAACTTATCCACGACAAGGGCGGTCAGGTATATATGGATGGCGCCAACATGAACGCCCAGGTTGGGTTGACCAATCCTGCGACCATTGGGGCCGATGTTTGCCATTTGAACCTGCACAAGACTTTTGCCATCCCCCATGGTGGCGGAGGACCTGGTGTTGGACCTATTTGTGTTGCCGAACAATTGAAACCATTTTTACCCACCAACCCCGTGATTCCCACAGGTGGCGATAATGCGATTACCGCAATTTCATCTGCACCTTGGGGAAGTTCCTTGGTTTGTTTGATTTCGTACGGATACATTAAAATGTTGGGTTCGGAAGGACTCACAAATGCGACCAAAACGGCTATTTTAAACGCAAATTACATTAAAGACCGTTTAAAAGGAAAGTTTGACGTGCTATATGCAGGTGAACGAGGACGCGCCGCCCACGAAATGATCATAGACTGCAGACCGTTCAAAGCAAATGGCATTGAGGTGACCGATATCGCAAAGCGACTTATCGATTATGGCTTCCACGCGCCAACGGTATCGTTCCCAGTGGCCGGAACATTGATGATAGAACCGACCGAAAGCGAAAGCCGTGCCGAACTGGACCGCTTCTGCAATGCATTGTTGTCCATTAGAACAGAAATTGACGAGGCTTCCGCCGATGATACGGACAACGTCTTAAAAAATGCGCCGCACACTTTGGCAATGGTCACCAACGATTCCTGGGAACATTCATATAGCAGGGAAAAGGCAGCCTTTCCACTGCCCTATATCGCCGAAAACAAATTTTGGCCAAGTATTCGAAGGACGGATGAAGCGTTTGGGGATCGTAATTTAATGTGTACCTGTGCGCCTATTGAAGATTATATAGAAGCGTAA